The genomic DNA AGTAATGATTGGTGGTGTCAATTATTATACAGGTCAGTATTTTAATTTAAAGCGCATCACAGAACTTGGCCACAAACATGGCGCTATGGTTGGATTTGATTGTGCTCATGGTGCTGGAAATGTAGAGCTTAATCTACATGATTCCGGAGCAGATTTTGCTGTTTGGTGCACTTATAAATATCTAAATTCTGGCCCAGGAAGTTTAGCTGGTTGTTTTGTGCATGAAAGGCATGCATACAACAAAGACTTAAATCGTTTTACAGGTTGGTGGAGCCATAATAAACAAACTCGTTTTAACATGCGGCATGAATTTGATGTACTACCGGGAGCCGAAGGGTGGCAACTTAGCAATCCCCCTATATTATCAATGGCAGCTATAAAGGCTTCTTTAGACATTTTTAATAAAATTGGTATCAAGAAATTAACAGAGAAATCTAAAAAACTAACGGGTTATTTTGAGTTTTTACTAAAACAATTAGGAGAAGATACTATTAAGATAATAACGCCTGAGAATCCAGAAGAACGTGGTTGCCAATTATCTATACAAGTTTTAAATGCCAACAAAGCATTACATCATAAATTAACAGCAGCAGGTGTAATAAGTGATTGGAGAGAACCCGATGTAATTCGTTGCGCACCTACGCCTCTTTATAATTCATTTCAGGATGTTTACTATATGGTTGATAAATTGAAAGACATGTTAAAAAGTGAAATTGAGTAAACCTTGTCTAAAAAGCAAAAAATATTAATGATAAAAAAAGTGTCCGAATATAATTTTTCAGAGCCGTTATTATCGTCAGACACATCATTTTTAGGCATTCTATTTTTTTTGAAACGTAAAAAATTTAATTATTTAATAATTACAAAAGCGAGAATATTATACATTGAACTCCTTTAGACTTTTTGGATTTAAGCGAAAATTAGAAGTTTTTGCCTCTGTTGAAGACTTTTTTGAGTTGCATAGCAGAGCTACGGAAGGAAAAAAAGACAAAAACAGAGCTGAAAACAGCAATTTTTTAGCTAATTGAAAAAAGTCTAAATGAGTTCATTATTAGAAATAAGGTTATAAAGAGTACATCTTATCATTATGACTTTAAAATTAGTTTTAATTCTAAGAAAAACAGGATTGAATTTTATAATAATAAACAAAAAAAAGAATATATTGACTTACATGATTTCAAGATTACCCTTAACGAAATTCAACAAATAAAAAGTGTATTAAACTAATCTAATGTAGTGCCCAAAAGGTGGGAATGAAAATATGAAAAAACAACAGAATATACTCATTATAGGTGCTGGATTATGTGGTTCTCTTTTAGCTTTGCGTTTAGGCCAGAGAGGCTA from Flavivirga abyssicola includes the following:
- the kynU gene encoding kynureninase, with the protein product MHKATLDYAKQQDEFDELSIYRHQFHIPTDKHGNELIYMTGNSLGLQPKHTKAYINQELEDWANLGVEGHTEAKNPWLPYHEFLTESMANVVGAKPIEVVTMNTLTANLHFMMVSFYKPTKTRYKIIIESDAFPSDKYAVESQLRHHGFDDKADLILWKPRKNEDLLHYEDLEAILEKHGSEVALVMIGGVNYYTGQYFNLKRITELGHKHGAMVGFDCAHGAGNVELNLHDSGADFAVWCTYKYLNSGPGSLAGCFVHERHAYNKDLNRFTGWWSHNKQTRFNMRHEFDVLPGAEGWQLSNPPILSMAAIKASLDIFNKIGIKKLTEKSKKLTGYFEFLLKQLGEDTIKIITPENPEERGCQLSIQVLNANKALHHKLTAAGVISDWREPDVIRCAPTPLYNSFQDVYYMVDKLKDMLKSEIE